The Helicobacter canis genomic sequence GGGCGATTCAGTCTTGGGTGAGCAATGCGGCAGTGTTGGCGTTTTTGCGGAAGGCACGAACGCCAAGTTCGCTAACCTTCCCCAAAAACGCCAAAGCTACCACAGCCCCCACCGCAATCCTTAGAATCGTGTTGAAGTAAAACAGGTTTTGTAAAGCAAACCAAGCTTTTTGAAGTAAAACAGGCTTTGTAAAAACGCCCCAATCTGTCATTGCGAGCCTTGTGCTAGCAAGGCGTGGCGATCCATAACACAGCCCTAGAATCTAATTTCAAAAAGTGGATTCTAGTGTGAAAGTGGATTACTAAAGAAGCTACGCTTTGCCGCGCGGTGCAAGCACCGCTCGCGATGACGATAAAAGCTTGAAAAATTAAACAACTCACAAGCGGTAGGATTACAAAAAATGGATTCTAGGATTAAGTAAAAAATGCAAAACGCCAAAAGTGTAAAAAGTGGATTCTAGGCAAACGCCTTTTATCGTCATTGCGAGCGGCGTGAGTCGCGTGGCAATCCATAAGCAAGGCGCAATCGCGCTTCTTTAGTAATCCATAGACAATAAAACGCATAATCACAAAAAGTGGATTCTAGGGATTCAGCTTGTGGGCTAGAATCGTGGATTCAGCGGCGGAGGCTTACTCATTATCGCCTAGATAAATCCCTTCGCCTTGAAAACAAGGGACACCGCTCGGCGCAAGCCGATGTTTCTTTAGAAAACAAGGGGCACCGCTCGGCGTTGTGCGATTGTTTCTTTAGAAAGCCACAATTCTAGCCCGCAAGCTGAATCTCTCTTAGCAAACGAGGATTCTAGGCTAATTGCTTGTGCGGTAGCGGAATTGCCCCTTTTTGAAGACTATTTCAAATCCCCCAAGACTATAGAGCCATTTATTTTCTATGGTGTTTTTGATAAATGCCGCAAACTCGCCCTTAATCCCCCTGCCAAGCACCATACCCACGCCATCAGTATGCCCTATGGAGCAAACCGTGCCTTTGTGGTGGAAGACAAAGGGGCGATGAAATGGCTTATCAGCAAGCTTGGCGCAAAAAAGCTCTGCGATGTAATCGCCCATTTGCGCAGAGAGCTGGGCGGTGGGGGCGTGGATAATGTCTTTATCCCTAGCTTGTGCGCTATCACCCACGACATAGATATTGGGGTAGGCTTCGCATTGCAGCTGGGCATTGACAGGGATCCTGCCTTTTTTGTTGGGCAGGGTTGAACGCTCGATGACTTCACTACCTTTAACCCCCGCACTCCAGATGATTGTATTGCCCAAAATCTCTAGCGGCTCATCTTGCCCCTTATAGCGGGCGATCACGCGATCATCGCGCACTTCTTCAATGGTAGCATTTGAGACGATACGCACGCCAAGCTTTTTAAGCTTGGATTCTGCTGCTGTGGCAAGCTTGTCATTAAAGACAGGTAATATATGCTCTGAACGCCCTATGCAAGTGATTTTAGGCAAGGATCGATCAATCCCGCAAATAAGGCATAGCTCATCAAGCTGTGTGGCTAGCTCTGCGGTAAATTCTATCCCGGTAAAGCCTGTGCCACACACGATCACAGAGAGATCTTGGGCATTTTTTGTGTGGGTGTATTCTTTGAATTTATTTTCGATGTTTTTCATAAGCTTTAGGGCGGCATTGAGCGAGGATAGGCGGTAGGTGTTTTTCCCCACGCCTTTGATGCCTAAATGATCAGGGCGGAATCCAAGGGCGATGATGAGATAGTCATATTTATATGCACCGCCATTGCCTATGACTTTGTTTTCTTCTGGGCAGATTTCTAGGATTTTGTCCTTGATGAAGCGGATTTTCTTTGGGTCTAGGATCTTGCGGTAGAAGATTCTGGCTTTGCGTGAGCTTAGTGTGCCTATGGCGACTTTGTGTAAAAGTGTGGTTTGGTAGTGATAATCGTGCTTGCTAATAAGCGTAATGTCTGCTGGTGTTTTGAGCTTGCGCTGCAAGCCTAGCGCGGCTTTAAGTCCGCCGTAGCCACCGCCGATGATAAGCACCTTGGGTGTGGGGTGTGATTGTGTCTCTTGCATTATGCGCTCCTAGAGAAGAAGTGCTACCATAGTAGCCCAAAAATTTTTATAATTAAATTAAAAGATTTTTTACTTTTGGGCGGTGGGGGCGTGAGATTTTGCTAGAATCCTATTTGCAAAATGCAGGGCAAAATAAGATTCAAGCCAATTTATGCTAAAGCTAATTACTTCTCTTAAGGATACTTTATGATACTTACACAAATTATACAAAGCACCAAAGAGCGCGTAGCCAAGTGCCAAAAAGAGCTGCCGCTAAGTGTCTTGCGCGAGCAAGCCGAGAATCTTCACAAGGCAAAGCCCTATACAAGAAGCTTTGAAAATGCCTTGCGCGTAGAAAATCGACTAAGTTTTATTTGCGAGATTAAAAAGGCTTCCCCATCAAAGGGCGTTATCAACGAGACATTTCCCTATCTTGACATCGCTAGAGCTTATGAAAAAGCCGGGGCAAATGCGATTTCTTGCTTAAGTGAGCCGCAGTATTTCTTAGGGAGTGATGAGATTTTCACACAAGTAAGAGAGATTT encodes the following:
- a CDS encoding NAD(P)/FAD-dependent oxidoreductase, with amino-acid sequence MQETQSHPTPKVLIIGGGYGGLKAALGLQRKLKTPADITLISKHDYHYQTTLLHKVAIGTLSSRKARIFYRKILDPKKIRFIKDKILEICPEENKVIGNGGAYKYDYLIIALGFRPDHLGIKGVGKNTYRLSSLNAALKLMKNIENKFKEYTHTKNAQDLSVIVCGTGFTGIEFTAELATQLDELCLICGIDRSLPKITCIGRSEHILPVFNDKLATAAESKLKKLGVRIVSNATIEEVRDDRVIARYKGQDEPLEILGNTIIWSAGVKGSEVIERSTLPNKKGRIPVNAQLQCEAYPNIYVVGDSAQARDKDIIHAPTAQLSAQMGDYIAELFCAKLADKPFHRPFVFHHKGTVCSIGHTDGVGMVLGRGIKGEFAAFIKNTIENKWLYSLGGFEIVFKKGQFRYRTSN